ATGAGGGCAACGAAGTCATCTTCGTGCGCTTCCTGGGCAACTCTAGCTATCAAGGGCCTAGCTGGCAGTGCCGGAATGCACTGTTCGGAAAACCAGAGAAGTGCGTAGAGGACACCTGGGGCGCGGAACTGGGCTCGGGTGTCACCCCTCGCCCTGGCGAGCGGGTCTTTGACAAGAAGGCCTTATTTGACTCCTTCCTCGTTCCGGAGTTCTCCGAGTATGTGTCTGGACAGGGATTTGAGCACTTGGTGCTGGCGGGATTGTACAGTGATGTCTGCGTTGATGCGACGGCTCGAACAGCATTTCAGAAGGGCCTGTGGGTCACGGTTGTTGAAGACTGTACCACTGCTTTGCATTCATACCACAACGATCACCTGAAGTTCATGGAGAAGGTCTATGGGGCACGGATTGTGAAGCTGGCATCGTTGATCGAAATGAAAGCTTAGGCTCGACCACGAGCGGTGTGAAGACAATAGGTTGGATTCAATATGAAGATGTACTCGTAAATGTGAGTCACATTTGTTTGTAATGAGAGAGTTGAAGAAGTATGTGGTATGGAAGAGTCCTCGCTGTTTGGTATGTGGCATTGTTGATATGGTTGATCTTCATAGGGTAATGATGTCATGGCAAGAATGTCAACTTCGGATCCCCTCAACCTCAATCGTTCCTCCCATATCGTTATTGTATAACTAATGGCTTCCCCCCGATCCGGTTTTGCGGTAGTGACCCCCGCCTCGCGAGGCATTGGCTTCGCCCTCGCACGTTACCTTCTACAACACACGGATCTCCCCATAATCGCCACAGCACGAAGGAACTCTGATAACCTGCGCCATAGACTCCTGTGTGGGATGGAGAACTCTGCCGCAGAGCAGCGACTGAGTGTGTTCGATGTTGACGTTACAGGTAGTTCTTAATGAATAACCACTCGCAAGCCATTACTAACTAACCTGGCGACTCTAGAAGAACCAACAGTCCGGTCTCTAGCAGATGATATCCGACAAACGCACCCTAAAGCACCACTCCGCCTGGCCCTGACCGTGCCCGGTATCCTTCATGTCGAGAAGTCTCCCTCCCAGATCGACGCGCATGCAGCTCTCGAATCTCTTAAAGTCAACACCATAGGCCCAATGCTCCTGATGAAACATTTGACTCCCTTCCTACCCACGCGCTCCTCGCCTCTCTTTGACCCTTTTGACGGTGAGGTGAAGCTGCCTCAGCATGCCATCTACGCAATGATGGCTGCTCGGGTGGGCTCAATCTCCGATAACCGAATGGGAGGCTGGTACAGTTACCGGGCGAGTAAGGCGGCGGTTTTCCAATTGGCGAAGACGTTGGATTTGTACTTGGAAGGGAAGTGCGCGGATCGCGCGATCAGTCTGGCCATGCATCCAGGGACCGTGAAGACGGATTTCACCAAGAGCTATCAAGATGGAAGGGAGATGTTGAGTGCGGAGGAGTCGGCGGAGAGGTTATGTGGAGTGCTTGGTAGCCTGGGGTTagagggaagaggaagatgctggGATTGGAAGGGCTGTGAGGTTCGTCCGTAATGCTGGATCCATTTAGATATGATCAAATCATATTATGCAAGTGTCTGCCAACTCTGCGTGGTATTGGGGGAGGGCCTTCCCAGGTGGACTGCCATCTTTAGCAGCGGCGCCCATTTCGTCTTCTAcctccaaaccctcctccatATCCCCCGCCATATCCACCATGACGGTATCTTCCGCTCCATGCAGGTCCAGGTCCTCCCGGTCTCACCGCAGGCGCTCCATAATGAGGTCGGCCACCAAAGGGATGCATTCCGAATTCTCCGCCCCCGAAATTATGTCTTTGGGGTGGAGGCATAACACCCGTGTGCATCCGGCGGTGTCTGGGAACGCTGAAGCAGAGGCCCATACCGGATTATTTGGATAGACCAAGATGATTATAGTAGATAGTGTAGATCAAGAGGATATGTCTTAGGATCAATACATGGATTCGGTCATAGAATGTGGCATGCTTTCTAGCCTTTCAGGGACACAGAGTCATGTCGTCATCAACGGATATGTAATTGAATGGTCGATGTAACCCTAATTGCACaccaaaaaataaaaaacaatTCGAGCCTTTAAAGTTTCTATAAAAGTTCCATTACTGTGATCATCGATGAAAAGTAAGCCAGTCATTTCATCCCATCATGTGTTGATGCGTAAGCTGCGTCTTTTCGTCAAAATATTCCGGCATTTCGACATAATGATATTGCTTCCCTGAAATCAAGATCGCTCGCGAATGGAGCTGATCACTCGGCACAGATGTCCCGTTGGAATCAGTCACTTCAGTCCCAGAGATCAGCTTCAATACTACATTGGTCACATCACTCATTTTCATCACGATCTTCTCCGGGAAAAAGGCCTG
This window of the Aspergillus oryzae RIB40 DNA, chromosome 8 genome carries:
- a CDS encoding uncharacterized protein (dehydrogenases with different specificities (related to short-chain alcohol dehydrogenases)), with the translated sequence MRELKKYVVWKSPRCLVCGIVDSIGFALARYLLQHTDLPIIATARRNSDNLRHRLLCGMENSAAEQRLSVFDVDVTEEPTVRSLADDIRQTHPKAPLRLALTVPGILHVEKSPSQIDAHAALESLKVNTIGPMLLMKHLTPFLPTRSSPLFDPFDGEVKLPQHAIYAMMAARVGSISDNRMGGWYSYRASKAAVFQLAKTLDLYLEGKCADRAISLAMHPGTVKTDFTKSYQDGREMLSAEESAERLCGVLGSLGLEGRGRCWDWKGCEVRP